A stretch of the Arachis stenosperma cultivar V10309 chromosome 6, arast.V10309.gnm1.PFL2, whole genome shotgun sequence genome encodes the following:
- the LOC130936596 gene encoding uncharacterized protein LOC130936596, with the protein MEASSLNIKIHNHARSNSLPSKPHPIILQCDEYLAILGGGGASSDSTTTSSASLLTQKLSILLDLHNCVQNLVQLPLTQEALVHQRREKWVEELLEGSLMLLDACTTTKDALLHTKECSRELQSIIRRRRQGQVELTIEVKKFLTSRKVVRKSIFKALENLKGHNANKCNPSMINKEYQTVNLLKEIQVTSFAIFESLLNFISGSTQSKRGGWPLVLKLMNKKRMLSNTEENNEFAKVDDALQFFAFNMGNIDDLQNKLLRLGSCIQDLEEGLESLFRRLIKIRVALLNILNH; encoded by the coding sequence ATGGAAGCCTCTTCATTGAACATCAAAATTCATAACCATGCTCGTTCTAATAGTTTGCCTTCTAAGCCACACCCTATTATTCTTCAATGCGATGAATACTTAGCCATATTAGGGGGAGGTGGTGCTTCTTCTGATTCCACCACTACCTCCTCTGCTTCATTGCTCACCCAAAAACTAAGTATCCTTCTTGATTTGCACAATTGTGTCCAAAATTTGGTTCAACTACCTCTAACACAAGAAGCATTAGTCCACCAACGCCGCGAAAAATGGGTGGAAGAACTCTTGGAAGGTTCCTTGATGCttctagatgcatgcacaacaACAAAAGATGCTCTACTTCACACAAAAGAGTGCAGCCGCGAGCTTCAATCGATCATCCGGCGAAGAAGGCAAGGCCAAGTTGAGCTAACAATAGAGGTTAAGAAATTCTTGACATCAAGAAAAGTGGTGAGAAAATCAATCTTCAAAGCCTTGGAAAATTTAAAGGGTCATAATGCAAATAAATGCAACCCTTCTATGATCAACAAAGAATATCAAACAGTTAACTTGTTGAAAGAAATTCAAGTTACTAGTTTTGCCATATTCGAGTCCCTTTTGAACTTTATTTCTGGATCTACACAATCGAAACGTGGCGGTTGGCCGTTGGTTTTGAAGCtgatgaacaagaaaaggatgCTATCCAACACAGAGGAGAATAATGAATTTGCAAAAGTAGATGATGCATTGCAGTTCTTTGCATTCAACATGGGAAACATCGATGACttgcagaacaagttactaaGATTGGGGTCATGCATTCAAGATCTTGAAGAAGGACTTGAGTCATTGTTTAGGCGCTTAATCAAAATCAGAGTTGCCCTTCTCAACATTCTTAATCACTAG